A window from Lampris incognitus isolate fLamInc1 chromosome 5, fLamInc1.hap2, whole genome shotgun sequence encodes these proteins:
- the gstt1b gene encoding glutathione S-transferase theta-1b isoform X2, whose protein sequence is MPARIPGWSTDIGKGEQYGEEFGKINMMRKVPAIRDGDFCLAESIAIMLYMAEKFKTPDFWYPSDQQQRARVNEYLSWQHMAIRMNGSKFFWLKLLIPKVLCVEVPQDKMDAALEDLNGSLQLIEDKFIQDRPFIAGEQVSLADLVAIVEIMQPVGAGLDVFEGRPKLSAWRDRVQAAIGKELFDEAHKGIMAAQEMVKSMDTSKMQFFKPKIVRLFL, encoded by the exons GTGAGCAGTACGGAGAAGAATTTGGGAAGATAAATATGATGAGGAAAGTCCCCGCCATTCGCGATGGAGACTTCTGCTTGGCCGAAAG TATTGCCATAATGCTGTACATGGCAGAGAAGTTCAAGACCCCAGACTTCTGGTACCCATCTGACCAGCAGCAGCGAGCTCGTGTGAATGAGTACTTGTCTTGGCAACATATGGCTATACGCATGAACGGATCCAAATTTTTCTGGCTCAAG CTGTTGATTCCCAAGGTTCTGTGTGTGGAGGTCCCCCAAGACAAGATGGACGCAGCCTTGGAGGACCTGAACGGCTCTCTGCAACTCATCGAAGACAAGTTCATCCAGGACCGGCCCTTCATTGCAGGAGAACAAGTTTCACTGGCCGACCTGGTTGCCATTGTTGAGATCATGCAG CCCGTGGGCGCCGGCTTGGATGTGTTCGAAGGGAGGCCTAAACTGAGCGCCTGGCGGGACAGGGTCCAGGCGGCCATCGGAAAGGAGCTTTTTGACGAAGCCCACAAGGGTATAATGGCTGCTCAAGAGATGGTGAAATCCATGGACACCAGCAAGATGCAGTTCTTCAAGCCCAAGATTGTGCGACTGTTTCTGTGA
- the LOC130113426 gene encoding zinc finger and SCAN domain-containing protein 31-like, with product MSADNRDSFHGQLASIVEALANAAVAEICRLVDEGYEVLRLEISQNQREIDCLRRKLLVTKFQNSRRNQLDRLGSLRRAVPVTRGPRDGAVCLKPHHRAPVPGRDTEAETPVIIKVESGGGTGRKDTQPSNNQECEVITAASAKSSTTPPVSRSLRVEPEKQISNQRNPNANQRFPNLPPPFIPQPSTSAKESDRRNGDDINCQSYCAISNSDDDTFTHTTSSQNDSSLFSDPSSWTDVNTDTVTWNDMGVLPHNPVPGEDAGEPLSDGGLDGTRTKSHDYRVFLGVSERGGEVVSDVMGSVVSSLASDLEWEPSLVVAGSFPIKVEEDVGSEWSIMNRDPTTEEMSVEGGQQKEKRERVLGATKRGVEVKRGREGRERLMESNKKEGVDEVNADCPLRMMQNTGMAERATEPESTLENVKTLLSHSSLSLSSSSISSASIKKSGQLLESLSNHRGQQSSTHFANRNPSVSKLPNYLLTTTLLPQRSGSGGRHQVQCGLCGKGFANFPSLRRHQRVHTGEKPFSCRHCSKCFSHRHQMKNHERVHTGEKPFCCPVCGRRFVQSNHMKRHLSIHAVEQQVNVINHLAE from the exons ATGTCTGCGGACAACAGGGACTCGTTTCACGGCCAGCTGGCTTCGATTGTCGAAGCCTTGGCTAACGCGGCTGTGGCTGAGATCTGCAGACTTGTGGACGAAGGCTACGAAGTCCTGCGTTTGGAGATTTCGCAGAACCAGAGAGAAATCGACTGTCTGCGGCGGAAACTGCTGGTCACCAAATTCCAGAACTCACGACGGAACCAGTTGGACAGGCTCGGTTCGCTGCGGCGCGCTGTTCCGGTTACCCGCGGACCGAGAGACGGCGCCGTGTGTCTGAAGCCTCATCACAGAGCCCCGGTCCCGGGGCGAGACACCGAGGCCGAGACACCCGTCATCATTAAAGTAGAGAGCGGAGGAGGCACTGGACGTAAAG ACACCCAACCCTCAAACAACCAGGAGTGTGAGGTAATCACTGCGGCGTCAGCCAAGTCCTCCACCACCCCACCTGTGTCTAGATCCCTCAGGGTAGAACCTGAAAAGCAGATTTCCAACCAACGAAATCCAAATGCTAATCAGAGATTCCCTAACCTCCCACCACCATTTATACCACAGCCCAGCACATCTGCCAAAGAAAGTGATCGACGAAACGGTGATGATATAAATTGCCAGAGCTACTGTGCCATATCTAACAGTGATGATGATACATTCACCCACACCACAAGTAGTCAAAACGACAGCAGTTTGTTTTCCGACCCTTCTTCCTGGACAGATGTTAATACAGATACTGTGACTTGGAATGACATGGGGGTTCTTCCTCATAACCCAGTCCCAGGAGAGGATGCTGGGGAACCTCTATCCGATGGTGGACTGGATGGAACTCGGACTAAGTCACACGATTACAGAGTTTTTCTTGGAGTTTCAGAGAGGGGTGGAGAGGTGGTTTCTGATGTTATGGGTAGTGTAGTTTCTTCTTTGGCAAGCGATCTGGAGTGGGAACCCAGTTTAGTAGTGGCAGGCTCCTTTCCCATTAAAGTTGAAGAAGATGTGGGCTCAGAATGGAGCATAATGAACAGAGATCCAACAACAGAGGAAATGTCTGTTGAAGGAGGACAACAGAAAGAAAAGCGAGAAAGAGTTTTGGGAGCCACTAAGAGGGGTGTGGAAGTGAAAAGAGGACGTGAAGGGAGAGAAAGGCTGATGGAAAGCAACAAGAAAGAGGGGGTAGATGAAGTAAATGCAGATTGTCCCTTACGTATGATGCAAAACACAGGAATGGCAGAGAGAGCTACAGAGCCCGAGTCAACTCTGGAGAATGTTAAAacgctgttgtctcacagcagccTTTCCTTGTCCTCTTCGTCCATCTCTTCAGCGTCGATCAAAAAATCGGGGCAACTTTTGGAGTCTCTGTCAAACCATAGGGGTCAACAGTCATCTACCCACTTTGCTAACCGCAACCCGTCTGTGAGCAAGCTACCAAACTACCTACTCACGACCACCTTACTCCCCCAGCGCTCAGGCTCTGGCGGAAGGCACCAGGTCCAGTGTGGGCTCTGTGGGAAGGGGTTTGCCAACTTCCCGTCCCTGCGGCGCCACCAGCGCGTGCACACTGGAGAAAAGCCATTCAGCTGCCGCCACTGCTCCAAGTGCTTCTCCCACcggcatcagatgaaaaaccACGAGCGGGTTCACACTGGGGAGAAACCGTTCTGCTGCCCAGTCTGCGGCAGACGCTTTGTACAGTCCAATCACATGAAGAGACACCTTAGCATCCACGcagtggaacaacaggtgaatgtaattaaccACCTAGCAGAATAG